A stretch of the Bacillus sp. FJAT-18017 genome encodes the following:
- a CDS encoding TrkA C-terminal domain-containing protein: MGYGFIVVYISIILLVVELCTVLFVLTGLDKHIARFQVISILTGTGFTTGESELIIAHPIRRRLGAFLIFFGAFSLAVIISAISGILQKSFHFKEIGIVAGILAALLLIVKLPSVQKKLSDKIHKELEEDFSLEELPIKDVFLHKEDDFFADIHIHEESGFIGKTLKDQIKEEDDINVLFIRRGDVILRHKRYEEKIQAGDQLLLYGDKNFLEDFFADEIEAQKKMKKEKIETHTNSQR; encoded by the coding sequence ATGGGGTATGGATTTATTGTGGTTTATATAAGCATCATTCTCTTGGTGGTTGAATTGTGTACTGTCCTATTTGTGCTGACCGGCCTGGACAAACATATTGCCCGTTTTCAGGTTATATCAATATTAACAGGCACCGGCTTTACGACAGGTGAGTCGGAGTTGATTATTGCACATCCAATCCGAAGGCGGCTGGGTGCCTTTTTGATATTCTTCGGGGCCTTTTCACTTGCGGTTATTATCTCTGCAATAAGTGGAATTCTTCAGAAGAGCTTTCACTTCAAGGAAATTGGCATCGTTGCGGGTATCCTGGCAGCCCTCTTGTTGATTGTCAAGCTTCCTTCGGTGCAAAAAAAGCTTTCTGATAAAATCCACAAAGAGCTGGAGGAGGATTTCAGCCTCGAGGAGCTGCCTATCAAGGACGTTTTTTTGCATAAGGAAGATGATTTCTTTGCGGATATTCATATTCATGAGGAATCAGGTTTTATCGGGAAGACGTTAAAAGATCAAATTAAAGAAGAGGACGACATTAATGTTCTTTTTATCAGGAGAGGCGATGTCATTCTCCGCCATAAACGTTATGAGGAAAAAATCCAGGCAGGTGACCAGCTCCTCCTTTATGGAGATAAAAACTTCCTCGAAGATTTTTTTGCTGATGAAATCGAAGCTCAAAAGAAAATGAAAAAGGAAAAAATTGAGACCCACACCAATAGCCAGAGATAA
- a CDS encoding response regulator transcription factor, with amino-acid sequence MIKVVFVDDHEMVRIGVSSYLSAQPDIEVIGEADNGKKGVELALSLRPDIILMDLVMKEMDGIEATRQIIEQWPDAKIIIVTSFLDDEKVYPALEAGATSYMLKTSKASEIANAVRSTYKGQSILEPEVTGKMMMKMRQKKEILPHEELTEREMEILLLMTEGKANQEIADELFIALKTVKTHVSNILSKLQVQDRTQAVIYAFKHNLTK; translated from the coding sequence ATGATTAAGGTAGTGTTTGTGGATGACCATGAAATGGTGCGGATCGGTGTTTCATCCTACCTTTCGGCGCAGCCTGACATCGAGGTGATCGGCGAGGCTGATAATGGGAAAAAAGGCGTAGAACTCGCTCTCAGCTTAAGGCCGGATATCATCCTCATGGACCTTGTTATGAAAGAGATGGACGGGATTGAGGCGACAAGACAAATTATCGAGCAATGGCCCGATGCGAAAATCATCATTGTGACAAGTTTTCTTGACGATGAAAAGGTCTACCCAGCTCTCGAGGCAGGGGCGACGAGCTATATGTTGAAAACTTCAAAGGCAAGCGAAATAGCAAACGCAGTCCGTTCTACATACAAGGGGCAGTCAATTCTTGAACCGGAAGTCACCGGAAAAATGATGATGAAAATGCGGCAGAAGAAAGAAATCCTTCCCCATGAGGAACTGACAGAGCGTGAAATGGAAATTCTCCTTCTGATGACTGAAGGCAAAGCGAACCAGGAAATTGCCGACGAGCTGTTCATTGCCCTGAAAACCGTCAAAACGCATGTTAGCAACATCCTATCCAAGCTACAGGTCCAGGACCGGACCCAGGCTGTCATTTACGCATTCAAGCACAATTTGACTAAATAG
- a CDS encoding lmo0954 family membrane protein, producing the protein MKKFGLLVAGGIAAIVLLSTIGPIAGMAVSLAILYFVIKQFLKTDSTMGKIGLGIIGLIVLSIAASNAPAIFGVAAAYVLYLVYKHWNGTKYAEPVKAEAGDPFVNFERQWNELNKNY; encoded by the coding sequence ATGAAAAAATTCGGGTTACTTGTTGCTGGAGGGATAGCGGCGATTGTATTGCTGTCAACCATTGGGCCGATTGCAGGGATGGCGGTCAGCCTGGCAATCCTGTACTTCGTCATTAAACAATTCCTCAAAACGGATTCCACAATGGGGAAAATCGGGCTGGGAATCATCGGCTTGATTGTTTTATCAATTGCCGCAAGCAATGCCCCGGCCATCTTTGGTGTAGCGGCTGCTTATGTGTTGTACCTTGTGTACAAACACTGGAACGGCACAAAGTATGCTGAGCCAGTAAAAGCAGAAGCGGGCGATCCATTCGTTAACTTTGAAAGGCAATGGAACGAACTAAACAAAAATTACTAA
- the liaF gene encoding cell wall-active antibiotics response protein LiaF, translating to MDRKMTGDYMGWLIIAGAIVLLLEIAFFNSGLLFAIFLSGAMIYMGRKKRHSKFWRLIFWVGIIILVTSIINMMTFKLILIALLLFVLTQFIQSKKTPKQIKPDINLPADNPEPGRPLIRTQPLLENVIFASQKTPGGVYDWNDINIQTGIGDTVIDLSYTLLPKGESVIFVRNIIGNVRILVPYELEVSVHHSVVAGSTTVFEHEEPKVFNQVLHMKTGDYDIASQKVKIFTSLVVGNLEVARI from the coding sequence ATGGATAGAAAAATGACAGGGGATTATATGGGCTGGCTAATCATTGCTGGAGCGATTGTGCTTCTTTTGGAAATTGCCTTTTTTAATAGCGGGCTGTTATTTGCTATCTTCCTCTCTGGTGCAATGATTTATATGGGAAGGAAAAAACGGCACTCGAAGTTCTGGAGGCTTATTTTCTGGGTTGGAATTATCATTCTGGTCACGAGCATTATTAATATGATGACCTTTAAGCTTATCCTGATTGCGTTGCTGCTATTTGTGCTCACCCAGTTTATTCAATCCAAAAAAACGCCAAAACAAATAAAGCCCGACATCAATCTGCCCGCTGATAATCCTGAACCCGGCAGACCCCTCATCCGGACACAGCCGCTCCTCGAGAATGTCATATTTGCATCACAAAAGACTCCTGGCGGGGTATATGACTGGAACGACATCAATATCCAAACGGGAATTGGCGACACTGTGATTGATTTAAGTTATACTCTGCTGCCAAAAGGGGAATCAGTGATTTTTGTCCGCAATATTATTGGCAATGTCCGAATCCTGGTGCCTTATGAGCTTGAAGTCAGCGTCCATCATTCTGTGGTTGCCGGCTCAACGACAGTGTTTGAACATGAGGAACCAAAAGTGTTTAATCAGGTTCTTCACATGAAAACGGGGGATTACGATATCGCGAGCCAGAAAGTGAAGATTTTTACTTCACTAGTTGTCGGGAACCTAGAGGTGGCCAGGATATGA
- a CDS encoding sensor histidine kinase: protein MSAIQRQVLWSLGFAFLLTVASTAAFFAVYPLDKWSSLWTTHILGIPFLIFTPLFGGVLGIVGGFVSGQYWRSQFALVEQSLRQIEEGHYAEQRAESSLYEMKQIQAQIGHLNRQLTEKAKISQRLATEKAEVQETRIQEIISQERNRLARELHDSVSQQLFAASMLMSAITETMPEKEPEAQQLKLVEGMIHQSQIEMRALLLHLRPAALKGKTLQEGIAELMSELAQKVTININWKAEDFQMDKGVEDHLFRVLQESVSNTLRHAKATTLSVLLVKRDGLIILRVTDDGVGFDEEDRKAGSYGMQNMHERALEIGGTLKIVSVKNKGTRLEVKVPAVSNGDGEND from the coding sequence ATGAGCGCAATTCAACGTCAGGTCCTATGGAGCCTCGGTTTTGCCTTTCTTCTAACAGTGGCCAGCACGGCGGCGTTTTTTGCCGTTTATCCGCTCGATAAATGGTCTTCGTTATGGACAACACATATTCTGGGTATTCCATTCCTCATCTTTACTCCTCTGTTCGGGGGTGTCCTGGGAATTGTCGGCGGGTTTGTTTCCGGCCAATATTGGAGGTCTCAGTTTGCTTTGGTTGAGCAGTCGCTCCGCCAAATCGAGGAAGGCCATTATGCCGAACAGAGGGCGGAGAGCTCGCTGTACGAAATGAAGCAAATTCAGGCGCAGATTGGACACCTCAATCGCCAGCTGACGGAAAAAGCGAAAATATCCCAGCGGCTTGCGACAGAAAAGGCGGAAGTCCAGGAAACGAGAATCCAGGAAATTATTTCACAGGAGCGCAATCGGCTCGCCCGCGAGCTGCATGACTCGGTCAGCCAGCAGCTTTTTGCTGCCTCGATGCTAATGTCGGCGATAACAGAGACAATGCCGGAGAAAGAACCGGAAGCTCAACAGTTAAAGCTGGTAGAGGGAATGATTCACCAGTCGCAAATTGAAATGCGTGCACTCCTCCTTCACTTGAGGCCGGCTGCGTTAAAGGGTAAGACGCTTCAAGAAGGCATAGCTGAACTGATGAGTGAATTGGCCCAAAAGGTTACAATCAACATTAATTGGAAGGCAGAAGACTTCCAAATGGATAAAGGGGTCGAGGACCACTTGTTCAGGGTCCTTCAGGAATCTGTCTCGAACACGCTGCGTCATGCAAAGGCAACTACCTTGAGTGTCCTGTTAGTCAAACGCGACGGTTTAATCATTCTTCGTGTAACCGATGATGGAGTTGGTTTTGATGAAGAAGACAGGAAGGCAGGCTCATATGGCATGCAAAATATGCATGAAAGAGCACTTGAAATTGGCGGCACATTGAAGATTGTTTCTGTAAAAAATAAAGGGACGCGGCTTGAAGTAAAGGTACCGGCTGTCTCGAATGGGGATGGGGAAAATGATTAA
- a CDS encoding PspA/IM30 family protein: protein MANLFTKLKNTVMADLHEALDQKERQNPVAMLNEYLRQCEKETEKVRKLVERQHALKEEFTREYHLAKEMAEKRSSQADVANLAGEQELYEFANREQIQYTERAVRLEEAIALAGRQLNELEAKYEEMKHKLKDMNLRRLELMGRENMSRATHRINQVVDTGEIKSANKFREIESYLDNLEHEVNSSYFRNTIDARIAQLEKDIKNKEIKDAQ from the coding sequence ATGGCTAACTTATTTACAAAGCTTAAAAACACTGTAATGGCAGACCTTCATGAAGCATTGGACCAAAAGGAAAGGCAGAATCCGGTTGCGATGCTGAACGAGTACCTGCGCCAGTGTGAAAAGGAAACTGAAAAAGTCCGGAAGCTGGTAGAACGCCAGCATGCATTGAAGGAAGAATTCACTCGCGAGTATCACCTTGCTAAGGAAATGGCGGAAAAACGCTCGTCTCAGGCAGATGTAGCCAACCTGGCAGGCGAACAGGAACTTTACGAATTTGCTAACCGTGAACAGATCCAATATACGGAGCGGGCTGTACGCCTGGAAGAAGCAATTGCCCTTGCCGGCCGCCAGTTGAATGAGCTTGAGGCAAAGTATGAGGAAATGAAGCACAAATTGAAAGATATGAACCTGCGCCGCCTGGAATTAATGGGACGGGAAAATATGAGCCGCGCCACTCATCGAATTAATCAGGTCGTTGATACAGGCGAAATTAAATCGGCGAACAAATTCAGGGAAATTGAATCATACCTTGATAATTTGGAGCATGAAGTCAATAGCTCGTATTTCCGCAATACAATTGATGCCAGAATTGCCCAGCTTGAAAAAGATATAAAGAACAAGGAAATAAAGGACGCTCAGTAA